The following are encoded together in the Salvia hispanica cultivar TCC Black 2014 chromosome 6, UniMelb_Shisp_WGS_1.0, whole genome shotgun sequence genome:
- the LOC125195617 gene encoding protein DESIGUAL 3-like, with protein MGKCMGVFFCFLILALDIIAAILGHKAEKDQNQVYHMKLWIFENKNPCQVAYALGLAAACLLVIAHVLANFVGGCNLCTRVEHNEEASSTKKLSIILLVCTWICLVSGLWFLVNGLLSNRKLRASCGFSHHHYLRKGGTLCILHVIFAVAYYISAVAIHHEDN; from the exons ATGGGGAAATGTATGGGCGTTTTCTTCTGCTTCTTGATCCTTGCTTTAGATATCATTGCAGCGATTCTTGGGCATAAAGCAGAAAAAGATCAAAACCAG GTATATCATATGAAGCTTtggatatttgaaaataagaaTCCATGTCAAGTGGCATATGCTTTAGGGTTAGCAGCAGCATGTCTTCTTGTGATAGCCCATGTTTTGGCTAATTTTGTTGGTGGTTGCAATCTTTGCACTCGTGTGGAACATAATGAGGAAGCCTCTTCCACCAAGAAGTTGTCCATTATATTGCTTGTTTGCACTTG GATCTGCCTCGTTTCCGGATTGTGGTTCCTCGTGAACGGACTACTATCGAACCGCAAATTGAGGGCGTCGTGCGGCTTCTCACACCACCATTATCTGCGCAAGGGCGGCACACTATGCATACTTCATGTCATCTTTGCTGTAGCATACTATATTTCTGCTGTTGCCATACATCATGAGGATAATTAA